One Deltaproteobacteria bacterium genomic window carries:
- a CDS encoding BrnT family toxin: MRYGDFRWDSTKAAANVRKHGVTFEEAASVFLDDLAVPYADAMNEDRLILIGMSLRSNLLLVVFAERRSGEVIRIISARRATQRERRAYEEGDQAPTTQRGVAPRVS; encoded by the coding sequence GTGCGATATGGGGATTTCCGATGGGATTCCACCAAGGCGGCCGCCAACGTTCGCAAGCACGGTGTCACCTTTGAGGAGGCGGCATCTGTTTTCCTGGATGACCTCGCTGTGCCATACGCAGATGCGATGAACGAAGACCGTTTGATCTTGATCGGGATGTCGTTGCGTTCGAACCTTCTTCTGGTTGTGTTTGCCGAGCGACGCAGCGGCGAGGTCATTCGCATCATCAGCGCGCGACGTGCGACACAGCGAGAACGGAGGGCGTATGAAGAAGGCGATCAAGCGCCAACAACCCAGCGCGGAGTCGCTCCGCGCGTTTCCTGA
- a CDS encoding pyruvate, phosphate dikinase — protein sequence MKKKSKVESRKSKGKPVRPAAKKSVRRGAPKGPTISHKRSAISSAAKRRYVYAFGGGKADGNAKLKALLGGKGANLAEMAGLGLPVPPGFTVSTEVCTYYYANRRTYPRTLRDDVTKQLGRVEQLVGKRFGDPANPLLVSVRSGARASMPGMMDTILNLGLNDETVKGVIALTGNPRFAYDSYRRFVSMYGDVVLDLKPASKHEIDPFEEILERKKHARGVKLDTELTADDLRELVGEFKDAIRARKGVAFPEDPQEQLWGAMGAVFGSWMNERAIVYRKLNSIPEDWGTAVNVQSMVFGNMGDDSGTGVAFTRDPATGENIFYGEFLMNAQGEDVVAGTRTPLAIAQLEAENARVYQELIGIRRTLERHYHEMMDIEFTIQQGTLYMLQCRVGKRTGGAAIKIALDMVDERLITTRDALLRVEPDQLNQLLSPTFLVAEKERAVREQRLLAKGLNAGPGAAAGRAYFNAEDAEAAATRGEKVVLVRIETSPEDIRGMAASEGILTARGGMTSHAALVARQMGKVCVAGCEPLLIDYRTREMRVTGRDVVIKEGDTLSIDGTTGEVFQGHIATEPSEVVRVLVDRSLAPAQAPVYQQYARIMQWADRERTLKVRTNADQPDQCRNAIAFGAEGVGLCRTEHMFFGEGKIEPMREMILAESVTERRAALAKLLPLQRADFEGIFREMGGKPVTIRTIDPPLHEFLPHDEAGQREIGEQMGISTERIRARVEALHEFNPMLGLRGCRLGIIYPEITEMQARAIFEAAADVQRGGTKVEPEVMIPLVGHVKELQLQAAIVRRVADDVMKETGVKFKYLVGTMIEIPRGALTADAIASVAEFFSFGTNDLTQTTLGVSRDDAARFLTPYVEQYEIYARDPFESIDQEGVGALMRIAVDKGRAARPGIKLGICGEHGGDPESVKFCHRIGLNYVSCSPFRVPIARLAAAHAALGAGGESEA from the coding sequence ATGAAGAAGAAGTCGAAAGTCGAAAGTCGAAAGTCGAAAGGCAAACCTGTTCGGCCCGCCGCGAAGAAGTCAGTGCGGCGCGGCGCGCCCAAAGGTCCGACCATCAGCCATAAGCGATCAGCCATCAGCAGCGCCGCGAAGCGGCGCTACGTCTACGCCTTTGGCGGCGGCAAGGCCGATGGCAACGCGAAGTTGAAGGCGCTGCTCGGCGGCAAGGGCGCCAACCTCGCCGAGATGGCCGGCCTTGGTCTGCCGGTGCCGCCGGGATTCACCGTCTCAACCGAAGTCTGTACCTACTACTACGCCAACCGGCGCACCTATCCACGCACGCTGCGCGACGACGTGACCAAACAGCTCGGGCGCGTCGAGCAGCTCGTCGGCAAACGCTTCGGTGATCCAGCCAATCCGTTGCTGGTCTCCGTGCGTTCCGGTGCCCGGGCGTCGATGCCGGGCATGATGGATACGATCCTCAATCTCGGCCTCAACGACGAGACCGTGAAGGGCGTGATTGCGCTGACCGGCAATCCGCGCTTCGCGTACGATTCGTATCGCCGCTTCGTGTCGATGTACGGTGACGTCGTGCTCGATCTCAAGCCAGCGTCGAAACACGAGATCGATCCCTTCGAAGAAATTCTCGAGCGCAAGAAGCACGCGCGCGGCGTGAAGCTCGACACGGAGTTGACGGCCGACGACCTGCGCGAGTTGGTCGGTGAATTCAAGGACGCGATCCGCGCTCGCAAGGGCGTCGCCTTTCCCGAAGATCCGCAGGAGCAACTATGGGGCGCGATGGGCGCGGTGTTCGGCTCGTGGATGAACGAGCGCGCCATCGTCTACCGCAAGCTCAACAGCATCCCCGAAGACTGGGGCACCGCGGTCAACGTGCAGTCGATGGTGTTCGGCAACATGGGCGACGATTCCGGCACCGGCGTCGCCTTCACCCGCGATCCGGCCACCGGCGAGAATATTTTCTACGGCGAATTTCTGATGAACGCGCAGGGCGAAGATGTCGTGGCCGGCACGCGCACGCCGCTCGCCATCGCCCAGCTGGAAGCTGAGAACGCGCGGGTCTACCAAGAACTCATCGGCATTCGCCGTACGCTCGAACGGCACTACCACGAGATGATGGACATCGAGTTCACCATTCAACAGGGCACGCTCTACATGCTGCAGTGCCGCGTCGGAAAGCGTACCGGCGGCGCGGCGATCAAGATCGCCCTCGATATGGTCGACGAGCGCCTGATCACCACGCGCGACGCGTTGCTGCGCGTCGAACCGGATCAGCTCAATCAACTGCTGAGCCCAACTTTCCTCGTCGCCGAGAAGGAACGCGCCGTGCGTGAGCAGCGGCTGCTGGCGAAGGGCCTCAACGCCGGACCGGGCGCCGCGGCCGGCCGCGCGTACTTCAACGCCGAAGACGCCGAAGCGGCCGCCACCCGCGGTGAGAAGGTCGTTCTGGTTCGCATCGAAACTTCGCCGGAAGATATCCGCGGGATGGCGGCGTCGGAGGGCATTCTGACCGCGCGCGGTGGCATGACCAGTCACGCCGCGCTGGTGGCCCGCCAGATGGGCAAGGTGTGCGTCGCCGGCTGCGAGCCGCTGCTGATCGACTATCGCACGCGTGAAATGCGGGTTACGGGGCGTGACGTGGTGATCAAGGAAGGCGATACCCTGTCGATCGACGGCACGACGGGCGAAGTGTTCCAAGGCCACATAGCCACCGAACCAAGCGAAGTCGTGCGCGTATTGGTCGACCGCTCGCTCGCACCGGCACAGGCGCCGGTCTACCAACAGTACGCGCGGATCATGCAGTGGGCCGATCGCGAGCGGACGCTGAAGGTGCGCACCAACGCCGATCAGCCCGACCAGTGCCGCAACGCGATCGCGTTCGGCGCCGAAGGCGTCGGTCTCTGCCGCACCGAGCACATGTTCTTTGGCGAGGGTAAGATCGAACCGATGCGCGAGATGATTCTCGCCGAATCGGTAACCGAACGCCGCGCGGCGCTGGCGAAGTTGCTGCCGCTGCAGCGGGCCGACTTCGAGGGCATCTTCCGCGAGATGGGCGGCAAGCCTGTGACCATCCGGACCATCGATCCGCCGTTGCATGAGTTTCTGCCGCACGACGAGGCCGGGCAGCGCGAGATCGGCGAGCAGATGGGCATTTCAACCGAACGCATTCGTGCGCGCGTCGAAGCGCTGCACGAGTTCAATCCGATGCTTGGCCTGCGTGGCTGCCGTCTCGGTATCATCTATCCCGAGATCACCGAGATGCAGGCGCGCGCGATTTTCGAGGCGGCCGCCGACGTGCAACGCGGCGGGACGAAGGTGGAGCCCGAAGTGATGATCCCGCTGGTCGGGCACGTGAAGGAGTTGCAGCTCCAAGCCGCGATCGTCCGGCGCGTCGCGGACGACGTGATGAAGGAGACCGGCGTGAAGTTCAAGTACCTGGTCGGCACGATGATCGAGATCCCGCGCGGGGCGCTGACGGCCGATGCAATCGCGAGCGTGGCGGAATTCTTCTCCTTCGGCACCAACGATCTGACCCAGACCACGCTCGGCGTGTCACGCGACGACGCGGCGCGCTTCCTCACCCCGTACGTGGAGCAGTACGAGATCTACGCTCGCGACCCGTTCGAGTCGATCGATCAGGAAGGCGTGGGTGCGCTGATGCGCATCGCCGTCGACAAGGGGCGTGCGGCGCGCCCGGGCATCAAGCTCGGCATTTGCGGCGAGCACGGCGGCGATCCCGAGTCGGTGAAGTTCTGCCACCGCATCGGTTTGAACTACGTCTCGTGCTCCCCGTTTCGCGTCCCGATCGCCCGTCTCGCCGCCGCCCACGCCGCCCTCGGCGCCGGCGGCGAGAGCGAAGCGTAA